A region of Maridesulfovibrio sp. DNA encodes the following proteins:
- the putP gene encoding sodium/proline symporter PutP has protein sequence MIQTETLLTFGVYLVFLLAVGWYFYKRTSDIEGYILGGRGLGGWVTALSAQASDMSGWLLMGLPGAIYLGGMTEAWIAIGLFVGTALNWIFVSARLRVYTQLTDTLTISSFFEKRFNDPTSLLRVGSAVIILIFFTIYSSSGLVAAGKLFESMFNIDYSVAVITGAVVIVSYTFLGGFMAVCWTDFFQGGLMFFAIVLVPLLGTIDNGGISVIEAEMAAKNISTSLFHNGAGTPISIIAVISTMAWGLGYFGQPHILTRFMGISSIKELPKATAVALIWVVISLAGAVVVGMVAIPMFDGLHGGEQEKVFIYMISKLFNPWVGGVLLAAILSAIMSTIDSQLLVSSSALTEDFYKKILRRDASEKELMLVGRLCVLVISIIAMSMALTPGNTVLGLVSYAWGGFGAAFGPVVLFSLFSRKTTWISALSGMVVGTLVLVFWKDSGLGATMYEIVPGFVANLLTIMLVNMFAPQKDEQILADFEKMQVSLKK, from the coding sequence GTGATTCAGACTGAGACTTTGCTTACTTTTGGCGTTTATTTGGTTTTCCTGCTGGCTGTGGGGTGGTATTTTTACAAGCGAACTTCTGATATTGAAGGCTATATCCTCGGCGGGCGAGGTCTTGGTGGCTGGGTTACGGCTCTTTCGGCACAGGCCAGTGATATGTCGGGATGGCTGCTCATGGGATTGCCCGGAGCCATATATCTTGGCGGTATGACTGAAGCATGGATCGCAATCGGTCTTTTTGTGGGAACTGCCTTGAACTGGATTTTTGTTTCCGCCCGTCTGCGTGTTTACACCCAGTTGACCGATACTCTTACAATTTCATCCTTTTTTGAAAAGCGTTTCAATGATCCTACCAGCCTTTTGCGGGTAGGTTCTGCGGTCATCATCTTGATCTTTTTTACTATCTATTCCTCATCCGGTCTGGTGGCTGCAGGTAAGCTTTTTGAGTCCATGTTCAACATTGATTACTCCGTGGCCGTTATCACAGGTGCGGTAGTAATTGTTTCCTATACTTTTCTGGGCGGATTCATGGCTGTCTGCTGGACAGATTTCTTTCAGGGCGGTTTGATGTTTTTTGCTATAGTTCTTGTCCCATTGCTTGGAACAATTGATAATGGTGGCATTTCTGTCATTGAAGCTGAAATGGCGGCCAAGAATATTTCCACCAGCCTTTTCCATAACGGTGCGGGAACGCCTATCTCTATCATTGCGGTCATTTCCACCATGGCCTGGGGTCTTGGCTATTTCGGACAGCCTCATATCCTGACCCGTTTTATGGGCATCAGTTCAATTAAAGAATTGCCCAAAGCTACAGCAGTAGCACTTATCTGGGTTGTAATTTCTCTTGCCGGAGCGGTTGTTGTCGGTATGGTTGCAATTCCGATGTTTGACGGTCTTCATGGCGGGGAGCAGGAAAAAGTCTTTATTTATATGATTTCCAAGCTCTTCAATCCTTGGGTGGGCGGTGTCCTGCTGGCGGCGATTCTCTCTGCCATCATGTCCACTATCGATTCTCAGTTGCTGGTTTCTTCTTCTGCACTGACTGAGGATTTTTATAAGAAAATCCTGCGCCGTGACGCATCGGAAAAAGAACTCATGCTCGTGGGCCGTCTATGTGTTCTGGTTATTTCCATCATTGCCATGAGCATGGCTTTGACTCCGGGCAACACTGTCCTTGGGCTGGTTTCTTATGCCTGGGGCGGATTCGGTGCCGCTTTCGGTCCTGTAGTTCTTTTTTCGCTGTTCAGCAGAAAAACAACTTGGATTTCTGCGCTTTCCGGCATGGTGGTCGGAACGCTGGTTCTTGTTTTCTGGAAGGATTCCGGGCTGGGCGCTACCATGTATGAAATTGTGCCGGGTTTTGTTGCAAACTTATTGACCATTATGCTTGTAAACATGTTTGCGCCTCAGAAGGATGAGCAGATACTCGCTGATTTTGAAAAGATGCAGGTGTCTTTAAAAAAATAA
- a CDS encoding site-specific integrase → MADIIKVKNMTGVFYYEHSTKRFRGKPDRTFYISYKISGKRKKEKIGLLSEGFSAAFASQVRAERLRQLRNQTLPTALQGKDITLDQAWERFRDTHLTLSKNSETVQIEDQRYCKHIQPRFGHMQLSRIAPFDLEEFKSDLLQKYAPQSTSHIIGLIRRTYAKHIEWKLWTGTPPTVDIKISKSDNGRYRYLTVQEAKELLEELKPSKTPQSRKGSITTYNMTLLALHTGMRFIEIANLRGEHINLKNGTLRIVESKNYKGRTLYLTSQVSNMLSSLPLNTGALVFPSQNGTVMKRISKGFGNAVDRLGINEGVIDDRDKIVFHSLRHTFASWMAIEGVSLYSIADMLGHSSLEMVKRYAHLCPDVYKQATVTFEDYFNRQ, encoded by the coding sequence ATGGCCGATATTATTAAGGTAAAAAACATGACCGGTGTGTTCTATTATGAACACTCCACTAAGCGCTTTCGGGGAAAACCGGACCGCACCTTTTACATTTCCTACAAGATAAGCGGCAAGCGCAAAAAGGAAAAAATTGGCCTTCTGTCCGAAGGATTTTCTGCTGCATTCGCTTCCCAAGTACGCGCAGAACGCCTGCGACAACTCCGCAATCAGACTCTGCCGACCGCACTGCAGGGCAAAGACATCACTCTGGACCAAGCATGGGAACGTTTCCGGGATACCCATCTCACGCTCAGTAAAAACTCTGAAACCGTGCAGATTGAAGACCAACGCTACTGTAAGCACATCCAACCAAGATTCGGCCATATGCAACTCTCCAGAATCGCGCCATTTGATCTGGAAGAATTTAAATCCGATCTTCTGCAAAAATATGCACCCCAATCTACCAGCCACATCATTGGACTGATCCGCCGCACATATGCAAAACACATTGAATGGAAACTCTGGACCGGCACTCCGCCCACCGTAGATATTAAAATCTCCAAATCGGATAATGGCCGTTATCGATATCTGACCGTACAGGAAGCCAAAGAGTTGCTGGAAGAACTTAAACCGTCCAAAACTCCGCAAAGCCGAAAAGGAAGTATTACTACATATAATATGACTCTGCTGGCCCTGCATACAGGAATGCGCTTCATTGAAATCGCAAACCTGCGCGGGGAACATATTAACCTTAAGAACGGAACCCTGCGCATCGTTGAAAGCAAAAACTATAAAGGCCGCACCCTGTACCTCACCAGCCAGGTTTCTAACATGCTTTCTTCTCTGCCACTTAATACCGGCGCTCTTGTTTTCCCCTCTCAAAATGGAACTGTGATGAAACGCATCAGCAAAGGCTTCGGTAATGCTGTTGACAGACTTGGCATTAACGAAGGGGTTATAGATGACCGGGATAAAATTGTATTCCATTCCCTGCGCCATACCTTTGCAAGCTGGATGGCCATTGAGGGAGTCTCGCTTTACAGCATAGCCGACATGCTCGGCCACTCCAGCCTTGAAATGGTTAAACGTTACGCTCATCTCTGCCCCGATGTATACAAACAGGCAACCGTGACCTTTGAAGATTATTTTAACAGGCAATAG
- a CDS encoding helix-turn-helix domain-containing protein, giving the protein MGNLFTSEEARKELRAAMREIMAPVAELALLNQRLSVDETEAAKLVGVSPNTLRNWRVQKRGPEYSKIGTKVVYEVSKLRKWLEANGRKTIAC; this is encoded by the coding sequence ATGGGGAATCTGTTTACTAGCGAAGAAGCACGCAAGGAGCTTCGGGCAGCTATGCGTGAAATTATGGCTCCTGTTGCTGAACTAGCTTTGTTGAACCAGCGTTTATCTGTGGATGAAACAGAGGCGGCTAAGCTGGTTGGCGTATCACCCAATACTCTCCGCAACTGGAGGGTACAGAAGCGTGGACCAGAATATTCAAAGATCGGAACTAAGGTTGTTTATGAGGTGTCTAAACTCCGCAAGTGGTTGGAAGCAAATGGTAGAAAGACTATTGCCTGTTAA
- a CDS encoding ParA family protein, giving the protein MRKIGIAISKGGTAKTTSAANVAHGLARRGHKVALIDLDTQGQVKGFFGVEQRGTLAALVKGVPLADCLLEVRDNLHLMTGGPELAELEEWISTRTMKREMVLSEFLQPLEDMKFDFVILDTAPGWNALNVNLLFYVEELLCPVKLEAMSMDGLKEFIGHLGQVQQYRADLKMDYVVPTFLDRRENQCGEVLEILQNHFKSSVTMPIPKNVRLGESFGQGQTIYEYAPDCPGAYAYNDLTDLVESYVRK; this is encoded by the coding sequence ATGCGTAAAATAGGGATTGCCATTTCAAAAGGCGGTACTGCTAAGACCACCTCTGCAGCAAACGTCGCACATGGTTTGGCCAGGCGTGGTCATAAAGTGGCGTTGATAGATCTGGATACTCAGGGGCAGGTAAAAGGTTTTTTTGGTGTGGAGCAGAGAGGAACCCTGGCTGCTCTGGTGAAAGGTGTCCCGCTTGCAGATTGCTTGCTGGAGGTTCGGGATAATTTGCATCTCATGACTGGAGGGCCGGAGCTGGCCGAGCTGGAGGAATGGATTTCCACTCGAACTATGAAGCGGGAAATGGTGCTTTCCGAATTTCTGCAGCCGCTCGAGGATATGAAATTTGATTTTGTGATTCTAGACACTGCACCGGGTTGGAATGCGCTAAACGTAAATCTTCTGTTTTATGTGGAAGAGCTCCTATGTCCGGTAAAATTAGAAGCTATGTCTATGGATGGATTGAAAGAGTTTATCGGGCATTTGGGGCAGGTTCAACAGTATCGTGCTGATTTAAAGATGGATTACGTTGTTCCCACTTTTTTAGATCGCCGCGAGAATCAATGTGGGGAAGTGCTGGAGATCTTGCAGAATCATTTTAAAAGTTCTGTGACAATGCCTATTCCCAAGAATGTCCGTCTGGGTGAGTCGTTCGGGCAGGGGCAGACAATCTATGAATATGCTCCTGATTGTCCTGGTGCATATGCATACAATGATCTGACTGATCTGGTAGAAAGCTATGTCCGGAAATAG
- a CDS encoding helix-turn-helix domain-containing protein: protein MLMKGSTQFEEILSRLGEAFCIDGKLTQVKLAEALEIRQSSISDAKNRCGRDKRYPVPAEWLLKALEFGGVDPNWIVTGEEPKYRVLSDDGEGALTVTEVRKKVAEEYQRPLSFEELLEELNSRLPDGANLRIDYPRSKSFTERYLEASQIVVEQQEDHNA, encoded by the coding sequence ATGCTTATGAAGGGAAGTACGCAATTCGAGGAAATTTTATCCCGTTTGGGAGAGGCGTTTTGTATTGATGGAAAGCTAACTCAGGTCAAGCTGGCTGAGGCCTTAGAGATAAGGCAGTCATCTATTTCTGATGCCAAGAATCGTTGCGGCAGGGATAAGCGTTATCCCGTGCCGGCGGAATGGTTGCTCAAGGCTCTTGAGTTTGGCGGCGTGGATCCGAACTGGATTGTTACCGGAGAAGAACCGAAATATCGGGTGCTTTCTGATGATGGAGAAGGGGCTCTTACTGTGACTGAGGTTAGAAAGAAGGTTGCAGAGGAGTATCAGCGTCCGTTGTCCTTTGAAGAGCTTCTTGAGGAGTTGAATAGTCGCCTTCCGGATGGAGCAAATTTGAGGATTGATTATCCCAGAAGTAAAAGTTTCACAGAGAGATACCTTGAGGCCAGTCAAATAGTTGTAGAGCAGCAGGAGGATCATAATGCGTAA
- a CDS encoding helix-turn-helix transcriptional regulator: MATKQIKPELEEYTLRIKAFVKELELRQQDLANSADVKRPTIAAYLGQESQPSMSTLSKWCRDFRLNGHWLLTGEGEMLLSNKQGPSVDDTEEDPIVKRMREAQRILADAPPEVLYDVIKNITQGDTGKAEPHQSQKKAS; encoded by the coding sequence GTGGCAACAAAACAAATCAAACCCGAACTTGAAGAGTACACCTTACGAATAAAGGCATTCGTCAAGGAACTTGAACTACGCCAACAAGATCTTGCAAATTCAGCAGACGTAAAAAGACCTACGATTGCAGCCTATCTTGGTCAGGAAAGCCAGCCATCGATGTCAACTTTATCTAAATGGTGTAGAGATTTTAGACTAAATGGACACTGGCTACTCACAGGCGAAGGGGAAATGCTTTTATCTAATAAACAAGGACCCTCGGTAGACGATACTGAGGAGGATCCCATTGTTAAAAGAATGAGAGAGGCTCAGAGAATACTTGCGGATGCCCCTCCTGAAGTCCTCTATGATGTAATTAAAAACATCACCCAAGGAGACACGGGAAAGGCAGAGCCTCACCAGAGCCAGAAAAAGGCGAGTTAA
- a CDS encoding P-loop NTPase fold protein, translated as MFGIKNTPLTPTPADPFKGDKLKRDEDIKRLTEYTDLIRKPFVLTLNSPWGSGKTSYVRMWQAYLQSDQIVGGPRASVFFNSWKHDFSGVPIVSLMAEIQAEVDRYAKTLKAAEKKTILERLKAFKEKTTHFLSKHKRTLTKLGLYGSAVASEIACPGTGGAIVSAETAITSAVDSHGQNKSELDFLRDDLKKLVESVRGGENEPPLYIFIDELDRCRPTYAIEFLETAKHLFDVEGVLFVLSTDRTQLGNTVKSLYGNIDEDGYLRRFIDLEYNLPEPSKKDYITFLSEEIFNIKSVFIGPSYTTGIDDYNEWTATYTYISEWLNMSLRDIEKTFIAGSNLFRHMYKDHNNYWPEPFILYAAIKIMDNELYLKIKMDMPEIFNYSDSPPTLNTKIKLRYSKHYNYYSSWISKCIDNKKGGDVIFPKTEDPHDSKALFFRRFTKYYKSTVHNYIIKSLDFTDNFNLTLLSE; from the coding sequence ATGTTCGGAATAAAAAACACCCCACTCACTCCCACTCCGGCAGATCCCTTCAAAGGCGACAAGCTCAAACGAGACGAAGATATTAAGCGCCTGACTGAATATACTGACTTAATCCGTAAGCCATTCGTTCTAACCCTCAACTCACCATGGGGATCTGGAAAGACTTCATACGTGCGTATGTGGCAGGCATACCTACAAAGTGACCAGATCGTAGGCGGCCCCAGAGCAAGCGTCTTCTTCAATTCATGGAAACATGATTTTTCGGGAGTACCTATTGTATCACTCATGGCTGAAATACAGGCAGAAGTAGATCGGTACGCCAAGACCCTGAAGGCAGCAGAAAAGAAAACCATTCTTGAGCGTCTCAAAGCATTCAAAGAAAAAACAACACACTTTCTCTCCAAACACAAAAGAACACTTACGAAACTAGGGTTGTACGGATCAGCCGTTGCCTCCGAAATAGCCTGCCCCGGAACAGGAGGAGCGATTGTTTCAGCTGAAACAGCTATAACATCTGCGGTAGACTCCCACGGCCAAAACAAATCTGAACTAGACTTCCTTCGTGATGATCTAAAAAAACTAGTCGAGAGCGTTAGAGGTGGAGAGAATGAGCCGCCTTTGTATATCTTCATAGATGAATTGGACCGCTGCAGACCTACTTATGCAATCGAATTTTTGGAAACAGCTAAGCATCTTTTTGATGTAGAAGGAGTCCTTTTTGTCTTATCTACCGACAGAACTCAACTTGGTAACACAGTAAAATCACTATATGGAAACATTGATGAAGATGGATACCTTAGAAGATTCATCGATCTTGAGTACAATCTACCTGAACCTAGCAAAAAAGATTATATAACTTTTTTATCTGAAGAAATTTTTAATATCAAATCTGTATTTATAGGCCCAAGCTATACAACTGGCATAGACGACTACAATGAATGGACCGCCACATATACATACATTTCTGAATGGCTAAATATGAGCCTGCGAGACATCGAAAAAACGTTCATAGCAGGATCGAATCTATTTAGACATATGTATAAAGACCATAATAACTATTGGCCAGAGCCTTTTATATTGTACGCCGCTATCAAAATTATGGACAATGAATTATACCTAAAAATAAAAATGGATATGCCTGAAATTTTTAACTATTCAGACTCACCTCCAACTCTGAATACAAAAATTAAACTTCGTTATTCCAAGCACTATAATTATTATTCATCATGGATATCTAAATGTATCGACAACAAAAAAGGGGGAGATGTAATATTCCCCAAAACAGAAGATCCACACGACAGCAAAGCATTATTTTTTCGCCGTTTTACCAAATACTATAAGTCAACAGTACATAATTATATCATAAAAAGCTTAGACTTTACTGACAATTTTAACCTCACACTACTTTCAGAATAA